The DNA sequence TGTAATAGGTGCCGGCCGGAATGCCCTCGGCATCAGTCATCAGCCAGAATTGCGCGCCATAGCCCGGCCCGCTTTTCGGCTGGGCCGGTCCGGGGGTGGAGACGAATTCGGCCCAGCCTTCCGGCAGAAGCCGCTCATTGCCCCACATGCCGTCCTGCAGGTAGAGCTGGCCGATCCGGGCGAGGTCCCGCGCCGTCGACCAGACCTGGCTGGACGAGATGAAATCGCCGTTCCAGTCCACTTCCAGCGTCGTGTGCACCGCGCCGATCTTGTGCAGCAGTTTCTCGTACGGGAAGCGATGATAGGAATCATCCGCCCCCAGAGACTCGCGGAAGGATCGCATCGCGATCAGCGTGTCGTTATTGGAATATTTGAACCGCGTGCCCGGCTCGGCCTCCATCACCTTGGACGCGGCCTGATCCATCACGCGCCCGCCGCCGAAATAGATGCGGTCGGTGCGCGATCCCGTGTCGCCGCTGTCGAGCCCGCTGGCCATCTGCAACAGGTCGCGCAATGTGATCTCGCGGCGCGGATCGGCGCCATTGTTCCAGTCGGCAATCACGGCCGGATAGTCGAGGTCGATATGCCCATTGCGCCGTGCTGCGCCGAGAATGGTGGCTGTGATCGATTTCGCGACCGACCAGGTCCGTTGCGGTGTCTCATGGTCGATGCCGCGGGCATAGCGTTCGGCCACGACCTGGCCATCCTTCACCACGACCACGGCGCTGGTGCGCGTGCCGTCGCCATAGGAGCGCTCGTCAAAGGCGAAGGAGACGGGCGCCTCCAGCCGTTCGGCCTCCTCGATGCGCAGCTGCACTTTCACATTCGAACCGATGGCACTGCCCCGGTCCTCGCCCGAGAAATCCGGCCAGGCGGCAAAGCGCGGCAGGAAGTTGAGCGCGCCCACGTCTGCCCCGATGGGCAATTGCGTACAGCCAAAGCCGGGCCGCCAGGCCGCAATGCGCGGCGGCATGCTGTCGGAATAGGTCACCGATACCGTCTTGCGCCCGGCATCGATCACCGCGTCAGGCAGCTTGTCGAAGCTGCGCTGATAGTCCGGATAGATGCCGGAAAGTTCGTTCTGGCGGATCTCGGTCGGGGTCTGTCCGGCATTGAACAGGGCCGAACAGGTGAAGCTTGCCTTGTAGCCCGCAGCCAGCGCGTCCTCCAGCGCCCGCGTCGAGCCGCCTTCCTGTGCCAGGGCCGCGCCGGCCGTCAGGGCCAGGGCGGACAGGGATACGAGACACTTCCGGACTGCGCGCATGCGTGATTCTCCTCTGGATCGGCCCGATCTTTATGCACACGAGACCATGTCGCAAGTGTGGCGGGGCAGCTTTCCGCTGCGATTGCATGGATTTCGAAATCATCTTCTCGGGTGGCAAACCATGTTGCCTTTCGGAGAGGTGTTCGGTTTCCCGCGCCCGTCATGGGGCGCTCCTCCCCGCCGAACGCCTCTTGCCTACAAATAGGGCTCCGGCATCTCGATGGCGGGCAGGCCGAGCTTTGCGCGCTCGGCGTTGATGGCGTCTGCCGTCTTTGCCAGCAGCGCTTCAAATTGCGGGGAGGGCGCCGCATTCAGGACAGGGTCTATGAACAGGGTGATACT is a window from the Hyphomonas sp. genome containing:
- a CDS encoding serine hydrolase, with product MRAVRKCLVSLSALALTAGAALAQEGGSTRALEDALAAGYKASFTCSALFNAGQTPTEIRQNELSGIYPDYQRSFDKLPDAVIDAGRKTVSVTYSDSMPPRIAAWRPGFGCTQLPIGADVGALNFLPRFAAWPDFSGEDRGSAIGSNVKVQLRIEEAERLEAPVSFAFDERSYGDGTRTSAVVVVKDGQVVAERYARGIDHETPQRTWSVAKSITATILGAARRNGHIDLDYPAVIADWNNGADPRREITLRDLLQMASGLDSGDTGSRTDRIYFGGGRVMDQAASKVMEAEPGTRFKYSNNDTLIAMRSFRESLGADDSYHRFPYEKLLHKIGAVHTTLEVDWNGDFISSSQVWSTARDLARIGQLYLQDGMWGNERLLPEGWAEFVSTPGPAQPKSGPGYGAQFWLMTDAEGIPAGTYYMAGNRGQYVVIVPSMNAVIVRRGYDVIGGARFDINGFTRDVLLALQAAEDVRAGEAAERARIEAEIEATIEARRARSDRAKNAIRAEILEKYGLDE